A window of the Lolium perenne isolate Kyuss_39 chromosome 7, Kyuss_2.0, whole genome shotgun sequence genome harbors these coding sequences:
- the LOC127315592 gene encoding protein FAR1-RELATED SEQUENCE 4-like has protein sequence MEKQILQTYTMPIYNRFQLELRKITSYNVRDIGVTEQGSIHEDFPIQGSVRGYGRRSYRVDADVANGIYNCECCKINRDGILCCHAMKVMSHLGMVTKYPEHYILPRWCLPPPNIVAPRDERQEKPVGQKLSRKDMRLLRYGNLCSDFAKLVVGLAASEKTNEIDERHMRPMEKEMADLKKADADALKKKRKSAKHPVNTNPADDSQESVPMEEDAATVENRKARNPPMLATKGRPGSKRKKGGLQL, from the coding sequence ATGGAGAAGCAAATCCTTCAGACATACACCATGCCCATCTACAACCGCTTTCAGCTTGAGCTTCGCAAGATTACATCCTACAATGTTCGTGACATTGGTGTTACTGAACAAGGGAGCATTCATGAGGATTTCCCAATACAAGGATCCGTGCGCGGGTACGGTAGGAGGAGTTATCGTGTCGATGCTGATGTAGCTAATGGAATCTACAATTGTGAATGTTGCAAAATTAACAGGGATGGTATCCTGTGCTGCCATGCAATGAAAGTTATGTCACATCTAGGGATGGTTACAAAATACCCAGAGCACTACATCCTACCCAGGTGGTGTCTACCCCCTCCCAACATAGTTGCACCGCGGGATGAGAGGCAAGAAAAGCCTGTTGGCCAGAAACTATCTAGAAAAGATATGAGATTGCTTAGATATGGTAACCTCTGCAGTGATTTTGCTAAGCTTGTTGTTGGTTTAGCGGCCTCAGAGAAAACTAATGAAATAGATGAACGGCACATGAGACCaatggagaaagagatggcagatTTGAAAAAGGCTGATGCTGATGCactcaaaaaaaaaaggaagagCGCCAAGCATCCAGTGAACACCAACCCTGCTGATGATTCACAAGAAAGTGTACCTATGGAAGAAGATGCTGCTACTGTGGAGAATCGGAAAGCTAGGAACCCACCAATGTTAGCGACAAAAGGGCGCCCAGGTTCAAAAAGAAAGAAAGGTGGTCTACAGTTATAG
- the LOC127315594 gene encoding protein FAR1-RELATED SEQUENCE 5-like, with amino-acid sequence MQIFVLKKNPRARGFEYWFGGIDLNATPEASTSTDQHAGQPPEVGGHRVDPQGDEAGPSNNDQQADSRARTGVTLSSEESDGEAEVESTPEGYVPKVPFVGMMFDTPELALQHYNRYAHHVGFSLKIESSRRCAKDGELDKFVYVYNKSGKHREEEAVPVKQRNRKLTVLTDCKAKLRVKRDGARWKVTQFVEVHTHEVIDKFALKKYLRSHNKIPAEEKKFIDLLHEVNLTSGRIMEIMGELYGSKQNVPYNSKTVSNYTAKLGNYDRIKDIPELLEYFEEIKKDDPRFFYKFKLDAENKVENLFWVDSKARDVYPLYNDCISFDTTFMTNQYSMPCAPFIGINRYGQSIQLGCGFVRNESSVNFVWLFERFLEAMDGLHPLNIITDQDAAIRTAILIVFIGIIHRFCRWHIMQKVQEKLGTFVAQREDLRLEFNDVIDYSMTPEEFEQRWANMVETHGVADNTHFLDLYDLREYFVPAYFRHRFFPFLQTTSRSEGFNAVLKQYVHPHDS; translated from the coding sequence ATGCAGATATTTGTTTTGAAGAAGAATCCAAGGGCTCGCGGATTTGAATACTGGTTTGGTGGCATTGATCTCAATGCAACTCCTGAAGCTAGTACATCAACTGATCAACATGCTGGGCAGCCGCCAGAAGTCGGAGGCCATCGTGTCGATCCCCAAGGAGATGAAGCAGGTCCTTCGAACAATGATCAGCAAGCTGATTCGCGTGCACGGACTGGTGTTACACTTTCCAGTGAGGAAAGCGATGGTGAAGCTGAGGTTGAGTCAACGCCTGAAGGATATGTTCCAAAGGTTCCATTTGTTGGCATGATGTTTGACACACCTGAACTAGCTTTGCAGCACTACAACAGATATGCTCACCACGTTGGTTTTTCATTGAAGATAGAATCATCTAGGAGATGTGCTAAAGATGGTGAGCTAGATAAATTTGTTTATGTCTACAACAAATCTGGGAAGcatagagaagaagaagcagTCCCAGTTAAGCAGAGGAATCGTAAGCTAACTGTGCTGACCGACTGCAAAGCAAAGCTTCGAGTAAAACGTGATGGTGCTAGATGGAAAGTTACTCAGTTTGTTGAGGTGCATACACATGAGGTGATTGACAAGTTTGCgctgaagaagtacttgagatccCACAACAAGATCCCTGCAGAagagaaaaagttcattgacttgTTGCATGAAGTCAACCTTACTTCAGGAAGAATCATGGAAATCATGGGGGAGCTATATGGGAGCAAGCAGAATGTCCCATACAACAGCAAAACAGTTAGTAACTACACTGCAAAACTAGGGAACTATGACAGGATTAAAGATATCCCAGAGCTGCTAGAGTACTTTGAAGAAATCAAGAAAGATGATCCCAGATTTTTCTACAAGTTCAAGCTAGATGCAGAAAATAAAGTGGAGAACCTGTTCTGGGTGGATAGCAAAGCAAGAGATGTCTACCCCCTGTACAATGATTGTATTTCTTTTGATACAACATTCATGACAAACCAGTACAGCATGCCATGTGCTCCTTTCATTGGAATAAATAGATATGGTCAATCCATCCAGCTTGGTTGTGGTTTTGTGAGGAATGAATCTTCTGTGAATTTTGTGTGGTTGTTTGAGCGGTTTTTAGAGGCAATGGATGGACTACATCCATTGAACATCATTACTGATCAAGATGCAGCTATCAGAACTGCTATCCTCATTGTGTTCATTGGCATCATACACAGGTTCTGCAGATGGCATATAATGCAAAAAGTACAGGAAAAACTTGGTACTTTTGTTGCTCAGAGAGAAGACTTGCGTTTAGAGTTCAATGATGTGATTGACTACAGCATGACACCGGAAGAGTTTGAACAGCGGTGGGCAAATATGGTGGAAACACATGGGGTTGCAGATAACACACATTTTCTTGACCTCTATGATTTGCGTGAGTATTTTGTGCCAGCATATTTCCGCCACCGGTTTTTCCCATTCCTTCAAACTACATCTAGAAGTGAAGGGTTTAATGCTGTTCTTAAGCAGTATGTTCATCCACAtgatagctga
- the LOC139833836 gene encoding putative ubiquitin-like-specific protease 1B translates to MVCQHGWKHAPRNPFNKEIVIDLDDIYVSLGDLAESVRPRNKLYNTVAEIGINIIKRENQNPKKVIIPLRIASYLIEGRDNLKEVTRCFENSPSNRLDHKDIVCFPTLQAFPGTPKDASGHYWLVNLNIKAQRFEIYDSLGNNSEPVNMHACHLLIAGIKTNWTRQYSNSKIKIMDWPIEIIDSPRQNNGYDCGFFTLKNLEACPSRTPATYSQKDIPNIRKLYTDKWLHFTKKANWQLFV, encoded by the exons ATGGTCTGCCAGCATGGATGGAAACATGCACCAAGGAACCCTTTCAACAAGGAAATAGTTATAGACCTGGATGACATATATGTTAGTCTCGGTGACCTTGCTGAATCTGTTAGGCCAAGGAACAAGTTGTACAACACTGTTGCAGAAATTGGAATCAACATCATCAAAAGGGAAAATCAAAACCCAAAAAAGGTCATTATACCTCTGCGTATAGCT TCGTACCTAATTGAGGGACGTGATAACCTCAAGGAAGTAACCCGATGTTTCGAAAACAGTCCATCAAACAGATTGGATCACAAAGACATT GTTTGTTTCCCTACACTTCAAGCTTTTCCTGGAACACCAAAGGATGCATCAGGCCATTACTGGCTTGTTAACCTGAACATCAAAGCTCAGAGGTTCGAGATATATGATTCACTAGGAAACAATTCCGAGCCAGTAAACATGCACGCTTGCCACTTGCTAATTGCTGGCATAAAGACTAACTGGACCAGACAGTATTCCAACTCAAAGATAAAGATCATGGACTGGCCTATAGAGATAATTGATAGCCCGCGCCAAAACAATGG GTATGACTGTGGGTTTTTCACACTGAAGAATCTTGAAGCATGCCCAAGCAGGACCCCAGCAACGTACTCACAGAAAGACATTCCAAACATAAGGAAGTTGTACACAGATAAATGGTTACATTTCACGAAGAAAGCAAATTGGCAGTTATTTGTCTAG